A segment of the Lolium perenne isolate Kyuss_39 chromosome 3, Kyuss_2.0, whole genome shotgun sequence genome:
TAGTCTCTTGCGCAAACTCTCATGCTGCAAAAATAATCAGTTAAACATACACGATAATTTAAACTACTATGGAACACGGAGCCAAAGGTTGCAATCCATAGGAATTACGTAGCATGTATCATCCCAATGTTCCGAATGTTTTTATTACAAAATCAAGTGATATAAATCCTACAAAAGTTATATATACAATAAAAAAATTAGCCTAAAATTATGTACTGAATCCAGGAATATCACGATTGAGAATCACAAGAAAAAGTTGTGATAAAGATATACATTTGACCCACTTTTGTGTTACCTTGTTATTTGAAAATGAAATTCTTATTACTGATGTATAAATATTTTTTAAAGGCATGATAGTCTATTTCACATATGAATGTACCCATTTAACATTCTTTTAATTTCACGGATGGCGTGCCATAACCACGAAGAAAAAAAATACTACATCACATGCACATTCTTCTTAGACAAGTAATTGTAATGAAAACTAACTCTAGGAAGAGGCACTATTTTAAGAAAAAACAAGTATAATATGTAATGTAATCTCAGTTACCAGATCAGCGGATTTTTCAAAAGAGTACAAGTCATGGACACTTGTCTTTTGAATAAATTGAAGTTTTGAGACATTTCCTGTTGCAAGAAAGCGAGATGCACCCTTCACAGTACGAAAGACATACTGGCTAACAGGATCCGTATAGTACTGCACAATTAACAATGATCAGAGGATTGAAACCAATTTCAACCCAAAAAGCGAAGGGTGTTAGTTTTCAGTTTTGGTATACCGGGTCTTTCCTTATTCCCATCTTCGTTTTTCTGTATACTATTTCTTTGACCCATCCTTGCGGCAGCTTTGGTGGGTTGAACTCAACCAAGGCTAGAATCTACAATATAAGGATACAAGTGAGTTTCAAACTATTAAATAATTTAAGACATAAATTGTTACTTATGCAGTGGAATTAGTGATGGTAAGAAATATACATTATCTAGAGAGTTTGTGTCGCATTGTCCATCTGTATCACATTCAGTGATCTTCATTTCCTTAGCATAGAGCAGTACATCTTCTTTAGAGAATACGCGTACTCCCATTTCAGGGTAAATATAAAACTGCAAAAAATATACAAACAATGTTATAATTTGATTAAAAATAATGTATGATGTGACCAAATGTTATTATTGACTCATGATGTTTTTCATTTACGGCATGCACATACCTTGTAATTTCTCATATGACCCATGATTCTAGCATAATATAACATGTACTTCTTGCTTGATTTACATCAAACCATCTACATTTAATGTTATTTCGCATGTGGAAAGCTGCGCGAACcgatgataatacttcgtctccccAAAAGTAGGAGCAATTATAGATAATCCACATGTGCTACTTTGAGTTAGGAAACTACCAGAGTTGTTAAAATATCAACACTAATTAAACTATGCATGGCATCAAAGATGAGTTTTAATAATATTTTATATGACATGGTATAAAATTAATTGGAAGATTGGATATTCATTCAAACAAATTGGCAATTATGAAGATACTTATAATCAAATCTATTTTCATTAAAACTCTAATGGTACTATATATTGCCATCTTACCAAACAAACTCTTTTGTGTCATTATCTTAGTACTAATTAAATCTACAAAATGATTATATCCTTTCTAGAATGTCATTCACTATGAACAGATCGTACTACATGGTATGACGTGAGAACTTTAATCATCCTAAGCGCACGCCTTGGATTCTATAGTGTACGGTGGAGGATATTTTTTTAAAGAAATCTCCCATGTGGCAAGTTGATAGGGCCCACAGCCTGAAAAACCGCTTCTGAGTTGTGCGGCCCTTCACGCGCAATTAGGGTTTATATATCAATTACCTTGAACATCTTATCCATGTTCTCTCCCCCAGCTCTAATCTCAATCTGCCACCCATTTGGAAGCCATTCGTGGGCCTTCTGCACATTGCCAGGAAATAACGAACCACACATCAGTCATGGATATTGGTAAAACCAAAATAAATAATGACCTGACGAGCATATATATACTAAGAAAAACATACGTACCGTAAGCATGTTGCCACGTTCAGCGGACTTCTTAGACGCTATCCAGTGCTCGTCCATCTCGGAGAAGAGGTAGTTCAGTACCTCAGACTTCATGCTGAATCTGGACCCTGACACGGGAGAAACAAAGTACTGCAAAGAAAAACAATCACGTACTGCCGCAAATCAAAACAAAACGTGCGTAGGGAATGATCAAGCGTTAAGTGGTTGTTTGGCTAGCGGAGATTAGCAAACAGTTTTTAGAAGATCCATGTTTTAATACGTTAACTTTTCTACGCACATAAGATTATATGAAGACTTGATAATCCATGTACGTCATAGCCTGGAGACCCAGCACCATCAGATCAGGTTTCCAGGCGAGGATTCCGGTGTCGGAGCAAGTCCGGGCATCATCGATAGATTGAATCCAGTATCGAACCgtcaccggcggcggcgagggctcCCATTCCTCCGTCAACCTTGGTCACCGGCAAGAGGTCGTTCGTGATGCATGTACTTCACCTCACCATCGAAGGCGAGCAAGCAGTGAGCGTATGATACCCCGATCGAGAGCCAATTGGGGCATCGTCATCCACAAAATCGAGTACAACTAAAACACGTTTTCACAAAATTAAACTCTTCAAACCCGTTTATCCAAAAACGCAGATTTTGGGCACCAAGTTTTAGTTTTGTTTGTATTAGGCCCTGAAACGCGTTTGTAGATCGCAAATTCCCTACAAAGTTGCTACCCAAGCAACCCCTAAATATTTCTACTAGCTAGGATGAGGAGATCTAAGCACCTTGCGTACATGATTGGGAGAGCGTACGTACCTGATAGAGGGTCCCATCCTCACCACGTTTGACCTCCATAACCCAGCCATCGGGGAGCCAATCTGGTGGTGTCAGCTCCACCTCCCCGAAGTCCTCCGGTAGTTTCCCTTCCATTCTCGTGTCTGTGATGGACTACTCCCTCGTTCCTAGACTAGATAGATCTCTGCAGACTCAGGCCTTGCTTCTCTCCGTCAACTCGTCTTATATACTAGTATTCTTCAGATCTAAAAGAGCACGGGATAAGAACGTTGCTCAATGGGCAGCTATTTACAGCAAGATTACGTACATTCAATGTGGTGCCTGAAGTAAGTAGTGTCCATTTCTGTTTGGGAGAGCCTATCAAAATTGGAAGGGTGTGAGGCATGGTATTGATGGCAGCGTATTTGGGAGTATCCAAGAGTATCAAAGAGATTAAGAAACGTATTGGTGGCACTGTATTTAGTGCGTACCTAGGATGGATTTGTGACAGATTTGTGACAGCCGTGTGGACACAGTTTGTTGGACCGGCGGTCCTGGATACGACTCGATTCTTTCGCATGCGCCATGCTGTCCATGCATCATGCATGAGTCATGAGTGCCTGAGTTGGCGATTTACACGAAAATAACCCTTTTGTGTAAGAATTACACCAAATGATCCTCCAGCCAAACTATTTTTCACGATTTTAATTGTTTTGTGTGGTGCCTTTGTGAAGGGTGCCACACATACTTTCGTAAGGGCGCCACACACTTGTGTCATACGTGGCGGCTCGAGCCTGCCAACTGACAATGTGTGGCGTCGCTCCCACGGACGCCACATAGACATGTGTGACGCCCTTACACTACGGGAGAACACAGATGTGCCGACggcctgttgactgccaaaacccaccggcgggcagcgacggtcaacacaggtagagccgggaagagcctagagctgcggctggctgagacccctccgagcgacggcccgcaatgctcttctggtcacacgtccgatgcgaagtgcaagggcgtgccacctgacctatacctggtcaggaaggtgatggggatgcctcgcttagtttcctgcatggcatacacgtaaacattaaatacgagtctcgatcggctctcaggttatcctgtgaatcggctcaaagagccgatccacccatgattcgtacggggtgcacgaatatatggtgatcctgc
Coding sequences within it:
- the LOC127338870 gene encoding uncharacterized protein yields the protein MEGKLPEDFGEVELTPPDWLPDGWVMEVKRGEDGTLYQYFVSPVSGSRFSMKSEVLNYLFSEMDEHWIASKKSAERGNMLTKAHEWLPNGWQIEIRAGGENMDKMFKFYIYPEMGVRVFSKEDVLLYAKEMKITECDTDGQCDTNSLDNILALVEFNPPKLPQGWVKEIVYRKTKMGIRKDPYYTDPVSQYVFRTVKGASRFLATGNVSKLQFIQKTSVHDLYSFEKSADLHESLRKRLGNNSKDAKTHRRSPKPRRSAQREKIKCNGLTLYSSIAEDTDSDTSIDSVSPNEHENIKNTCVKTKRGESSSSMTIKRPRGRPRKVVKELMEHKEG